In Coregonus clupeaformis isolate EN_2021a unplaced genomic scaffold, ASM2061545v1 scaf0030, whole genome shotgun sequence, one genomic interval encodes:
- the gdap1 gene encoding ganglioside-induced differentiation-associated protein 1 isoform X2, translating to MPSLLQIRRKRRYSEGTAKLIPEEGSVYYHRVQHYRELLDSLQMDAYTHGCILHPEITVDSHIPAYATTRIRAQIGNTESELKKLAEENPELKDAYIAKTRRLKHKLFDHDNMKYLKKILDELEKVLDQVETELQRRAEETPEEGSSQSWLCGEFFSMADVSLAVTLHRLKFLGLSRRYWGNGNRSNLETYYERVLERPTFRRVLGHVNNILISAVLPAAFRVAKQHVPAFVGTTLLIGILGGATYLAFLYLKTRMLVTR from the exons ATGCCTAGTCTACTGCAGATAAGGAGAAAGAGGAGATATTCTG aggGAACCGCTAAGCTGATCCCTGAGGAAGGCAGTGTGTACTACCAcagagtacagcactacagagagcTACTGGATTCTCTGCAGATGGATGCCTACACACACGGCTGTATTCTCCACCCAGAGATCACTGTGGACTCACACATCCCAGCCTACGCCACCACCCGCATCCGAG CACAGATAGGGAACACAGAGTCAGAGCTGAAGAAGCTGGCTGAGGAAAACCCAGAGCTAAAAGATGCTTACATCGCTAAAACAAGGCGTTTAAAG CACAAGCTGTTTGACCATGACAACATGAAGTATCTGAAGAAGATTCTGGATGAGTTGGAGAAGGTTCTGGACCAGGTggagacagagctacagaggagagcagaggagacacCAG AGGAGGGCAGTAGTCAGTCTTGGCTGTGTGGAGAGTTCTTCAGCATGGCCGACGTCTCCCTAGCTGTCACCCTGCACCGCCTCAAGTTCCTGGGGCTCTCCCGCCGTTACTGGGGCAATGGGAACCGCAGCAACCTGGAGACCTACTACGAGCGTGTCCTGGAGCGCCCGACCTTCCGGAGGGTTCTGGGTCACGTAAACAACATCCTGATCTCGGCCGTGCTGCCCGCCGCGTTCCGGGTGGCCAAGCAACACGTGCCGGCTTTCGTCGGCACCACGCTGCTCATAGGCATCCTGGGAGGAGCCACGTACCTGGCCTTCCTTTACCTGAAGACCAGGATGTTAGTTACCAGGTGA
- the gdap1 gene encoding ganglioside-induced differentiation-associated protein 1 isoform X1 — protein sequence MAAENSAESQDEKEILINKGAVQEVQQESGAVTESTNSKPSKMTLYHWTQSFSSQKVRLAIAEKGLICEEYDVSLPLSEHNEPWFMRLNPAGEVPVLVHHDNVITDPVQIMDYLDQNFRDEGTAKLIPEEGSVYYHRVQHYRELLDSLQMDAYTHGCILHPEITVDSHIPAYATTRIRAQIGNTESELKKLAEENPELKDAYIAKTRRLKHKLFDHDNMKYLKKILDELEKVLDQVETELQRRAEETPEEGSSQSWLCGEFFSMADVSLAVTLHRLKFLGLSRRYWGNGNRSNLETYYERVLERPTFRRVLGHVNNILISAVLPAAFRVAKQHVPAFVGTTLLIGILGGATYLAFLYLKTRMLVTR from the exons ATGGCGGCGGAAAACAGCGCCGAGTCTCAGGATGAGAAAGAAATCCTCATCAACAAGGGTGCTGTTCAGGAGGTACAACAAGAGAGCGGAGCTGTCACAGAAAGCACGAATTCCAAACCATCCAAAATGACACTGTATCATTGGACGCAGTCCTTCAGTTCGCAGAAG GTGCGTCTGGCCATAGCAGAGAAGGGACTGATCTGTGAGGAGTATGATGTCAGTCTGCCTCTTAGTGAACACAACGAGCCCTGGTTCATGAGACTGAACCCGGCAGGAGAGGTACCAGTCCTCGTACACCATGACAACGTCATCACAGACCCAGTTCAGATCATGGACTATCTGGACCAGAACTTCAGAGATG aggGAACCGCTAAGCTGATCCCTGAGGAAGGCAGTGTGTACTACCAcagagtacagcactacagagagcTACTGGATTCTCTGCAGATGGATGCCTACACACACGGCTGTATTCTCCACCCAGAGATCACTGTGGACTCACACATCCCAGCCTACGCCACCACCCGCATCCGAG CACAGATAGGGAACACAGAGTCAGAGCTGAAGAAGCTGGCTGAGGAAAACCCAGAGCTAAAAGATGCTTACATCGCTAAAACAAGGCGTTTAAAG CACAAGCTGTTTGACCATGACAACATGAAGTATCTGAAGAAGATTCTGGATGAGTTGGAGAAGGTTCTGGACCAGGTggagacagagctacagaggagagcagaggagacacCAG AGGAGGGCAGTAGTCAGTCTTGGCTGTGTGGAGAGTTCTTCAGCATGGCCGACGTCTCCCTAGCTGTCACCCTGCACCGCCTCAAGTTCCTGGGGCTCTCCCGCCGTTACTGGGGCAATGGGAACCGCAGCAACCTGGAGACCTACTACGAGCGTGTCCTGGAGCGCCCGACCTTCCGGAGGGTTCTGGGTCACGTAAACAACATCCTGATCTCGGCCGTGCTGCCCGCCGCGTTCCGGGTGGCCAAGCAACACGTGCCGGCTTTCGTCGGCACCACGCTGCTCATAGGCATCCTGGGAGGAGCCACGTACCTGGCCTTCCTTTACCTGAAGACCAGGATGTTAGTTACCAGGTGA